The genomic segment GACGATGGTAtgcttttttttccttcctcCTCTTGGAAGTGCCGATGGTGTCTTCCATGATCTTCGAGGAGATTCGAATACTACTtagaaagtattttatattcgaaGTTCAGTCGGATCACCGATGGTGGCATTACTCACATTCTTATTGAACGCGTCACGAAGAGCCTCGAGTCGAGTCACGTTAAACGTCAGACGGGTTCTGTCTGAAGATACGCGGAACTAATCGCACGACTCATTAAAGTTCTCAATTTGTCACGGTAGCTTCTAACATATTGTAAGTCAAGCAAGCTACCGTAATAACTTATCTGAAACGTTATGCTATCcgcttttactttattatacacgtgttttatatgcaaattaaacgaaaaaattacatattattataattatgtagaaGTAATGCCACTGAAAGTAaaaattccataaaaaaataagagaggaTAGGTCAGGACTCTCCGTGAGACCATGTGTTCTTATACTTCATTATATGATAATGAGAGAAATGTGTGACGTTAGCAAAATGTGGAGTAACAACTGTTGCGAATCGTATTTAAATGTCGAATCGGCGTCAATGCTATTATATCTCGTGGTCCATTGTTTGCAGAATCTTGCGAAAACACGCGCAGTCCCTTAggattatgaaataatatataagacatGAATTTGTTACACTTTTAATTTACCGATTAATCCACGAAGATTTTATAACACATAATTCGCGTTCTTAAAATGCGTAGGGAAATATATCGACGTATAGAGATTCGCTATAGAGAAACCACAAATGCAGAAtactttcgtttttttttgtacagttGTCACACGTATGTATTAATAGATTCTCTCTCTACGTTCtaacattaaaaaacttaatattatacgatattCAGGACCATAAGATCATCGCAATGATATAAATCTCGAAtcccaaatatattttattcaatattaaacacACCATCCCCGTCATTTCCATTTTAGCATAAGAGTGTAAGAAAcagtaataaagatttaaaaaatgttacgaTGAATACAAATTATCGATCCTCTTCGAAGCATATTCAtacagaaacaaaaaataattaaatgcaaaaatatttctcaaatgaCACATACGACGATATGAaaacatttgatatttaaatttaagaaatagaaTCGCTGACTGCACGTTTATCGTTCATGTTAAAGCGACATTGTGAtacgatgttttttttttatcagaaaagtaaaattacaaacaTTACATTTAGAAATGTCACGTGCTGACATGTGTTACATTGATTCTATTCTTATTCACGGGTCTACCGTTCGCATCGCTGCATGCAGATCGAGCGAGAATGTTTGACAATGATGTTACATAGAGATTAAAATACATCTTGACACATTCGATAGAGTGATTCATGTAAAACACAAACGAtagttcatttatttattgatttattttaataatcttctcCGCGAGAAATCACCTCTTTACACGTGGGACGCAGGACAAGAGTGTGCTCGAACTGAGCGGTGTAACAGCCCTTGACGTCGACCAACGGCGGATACGCCTCCACGGCGCCTTTTTCGCAGAGATCCTTCAGCGCCATTTGGTATTTGGTGCAACCGACACGATCCAACCAGCGCTTACAAAAAGCCAAAGTACCTGAAAAATTCATGGAATGAAAAACAACGGTTACgtcatcaatattttattttttattttttaaattttatctttgaatattttcttttttgaccACTCACCGAAATGCTTGTTTATAGTATTGAGAAGAGACTTGCTGCTCTGCAATCTCAATGGCACAAAACCAGCATCGAAGCTCTTCATGTAATGCGAACACTCCATGTCATCGTGAACGACACCTCTGCCGGTAGATCCAAAGGTTTCGATCGCATAAAATTCGTTCTCCTCCATTCGGGTTGCCTCGCCACCTCGGACTATCGGCACTGTTTTCCCGGCGTGTATTCGGTAGGGTGCAATAGAGTGGCCATTCAGGTTTCTAATCGACTTcacctgtaaaaaaatttactttattaattaaatcttgatCGCTTTTTTTCGTcggttttaatattataaaattggatCTTCAGCGAAAATTTGAAGGACACTCGATCGAgatttcttacaaatttttagtGTATTCgttgataaaatgtttaaatgaaTTACGATTTTGCGTTTGTTACAGTCAAGAGAGgtataatcattataatattacaattggtCACAAATAATTAGAATCGAGACAGTCTgcgtatattgtatatttcatacCGGATACGTTCTGCCGTCTAGTTCCACCTCATAGGATTCCATTACTTCCTGGATAACAGCACCGACATCGCACAATTGTACATCAATTCCAGCAGCCTTGATACCGGTATTAGCGGCGTCGCGGACAGCCTCGATCAACTTATCATATTTCGGATTAAACGTCAAAGTGAATGCGCAGTCGATGATACGTCCGTTGATGTGCGTACCGAAATCGATCTTTGTGACATCATCGTACTCCAAAACGGTTGGATCGCCGGCGTTCGGAGTGTAGTGAGCTGCGCAGTGATTGCGAGAGCAACCGGTCGGGAAAGCCAATCCAGCCTTGAGACCGTCCTCGCCTATCAATTTTCGAGCGGTCTCCTCCAGCTCATTACAAATCTCTATCATAGTCATTCCTGGTTTTACCTGCAGATAAATTAACCACAAATATGTGAAATTTgcaacttataaaaattacttgttTCACAGTtcttaatattacttaaaacatttctaaatcatattttaatcattgttTGCAATAACACAGACTTACATACCCATTTCATGATGTGCTTCCGAGTTTGTCGATGAGCCTCGGCTGCCTGTCTGGCTTCATTGTAGATATCATTATGCATTCTGTCGAGGGCGCGCGCCTCCTCGCTGGTGAAGCGATTTTTCGCCAGTCTATCGTCTATCCCAGCGGCAGGTGGATGATCCATTATCTGCCCTATCGGGAAATTACCATCCGGGAATAATTCCGACACAGGAATGGTCGGCGGATCCGTTTGCTGCTTCAGTCCACCCTTGCCTCTGGGCTTgcgcttcttcttcttctttttgacTTCCTCACTCTCTCCATCATTCTCGGCCAACTCTGTAGGACCTAAGTATTTCAACCAAACGGGCATCATTAGTTGACATTGATATATAAAGCTAAACACATGCTACTTTCATTATTGATGTTGAACTTTAATCTATAATCGTAGAAAGAAATTGCAACTCTTGACGATACCTTCGGTTGGTGCGTCATCATCCTTAACCTTATTTTCTTCCCCTTCAGGAACATCTGCACTAGCTTCTCCAGCACCTGCgtgaaaatattcattattaatatttcataatcaataatgcaatttcttttactataGCAGCTGATAGTCTATGTATACATGGCCCCTGTAAAATTTCAAAGCTGTAATCAAATCCATAGAGTCTAAAATCATTGACTTGAAAAATACTGCAACAATTTCGTGCGCGGTAAAATGTCTCATGTTGATTACTCGATATTCGAAGATGATGGAGCACATTAATGAACGCCTAGCTCGACGGTGGAATCGCACGCTTTTGACACGACAAAGCGCGTTTTTCATGCATGATTAAGGGAGACGTCGCGAATAAGTTGAAGTGAAAACAGGCGGATCTCTCCCGGCGACCTTGGACCCGGGACCGTATTTTGCGatgtaattaaagaaattcgCGCGGGTCAAGGCATGATTTGCAGGGCGCGAACGATCGCGGACGACACAACACCAGATCGTGGTTGAACGAACCagccttcttcttctttttcttctttttcttcttcttcgagGCCTCGACCGCGCCGGTCTCGTCCTCCTCGTCGACAATCTCGTTCTTTTCCTCGTCCACGAGTTTTTCGGCAGACTTGCCGACCTCGTCCAATACGGCCGCCATTTTCGAGAATGATGGCCAAACAATGTGATGACGTAAATGCATGGCTCCGACGATTACGcagcaatttaatttatcaactcacggtaataaaattatatatagctttTCGTCTTTATTGACTGAAAGTAAAATccatcattaaattttatatattcaaagattattattgtaatttaattgtaattaattactcactctctctctctctctctctctctctctctctctctctctctctcaatcaCTCACCAGTGtcatattatgttatattacaaggtaaaatattttattcaagaacaaattatatattttaaaaattatttattatatgatgtttaaacttttttattaacaaatataaatataaacatatatgtcaGATAATTGcatcatttatcttttttgaaattactCGAGTTTTCACCACTACTTTTATGTGCAATAATTATGAGATAAATATGATTGAGATAatcaaataacaaaataaaaattatttatagtaaattatgaaaagttggaaagagtttttattttcataaaatcttctaattttcaaaattatacaaaatataatttaaagtgcTTTGGTAAAATATACACTTCAATAAGTTGGGTTGCCTATCGATAGGTGCATGCTTTACTCGCAGAATAAAGTTACGATATAAATCTAGTGAAAATGgagaaaatatgaaatcaGCTTTTATCATTCTGGTATAGTGTATAATAGGTTTTTACCAAATTTGTATTTTGACTTTATTCTATTAGCTCAGTAAAAGCTTCTACCAATAAACGATGTGTATTTTGTGGAAACagcctttatatattatataaaaaatacttattcaaaatatatacgtattattttccattctaagaaaaatatatattataaacattattttttatatttgcattttttaacgttataatatttaaataaatatatgtcatatattttttccttatatttaatataaattaaatatatattttattcggaaaagaatttattacagcaacttgttaaaaaataaaaataaacttattaatatatacttttgttacatttgttttcatcttctttttcaaaaCGACTTCAGCTTTTGTTGAACGCTTAACACTTtgcgttatttttaaataccacTTGAAAATGcttaaaactataatattagcGCACACTATTCGGAGTACGCGAAAGCTcgcggaaaataaaaaattcgtttTTTAAAGTTTGGTGTTTGTAAACATTAAGAGCCCTATTTCtcaagtaatttattaaaaaaattcgtatttttttcttaatttttcaaaaatattcagaaatagAGTTTGTAGATGCATTGCACGATTGATACTTGTGACTCGATCCTACACCTGGACGATCGCCTTCCCAATGTTTTTGCCGTGTAACATGCCGACAAATGCATCGAACATATTCTCGAAGCCTTTGGTCACAGTCTCGTGATAACGAAGCTTGCCCTCGCGGATCCATCGTAGATTTTGCTCGATTCCCTCGCTCCAGCGATTACTCCAGCGCTTAACGATGAATGCCTCTAACTTTAGTTGATTAAATAGCATCGCAGGTTGCAGGACAGTACACTTGGGCAAGGACTGAGCATCCACATTGTAGGTCGAGATACTGCCGCACACCGCTACTCGACCAAATAGCttcatttgatatataattgtacttGAAATGTCCCCGCCGACCtgcaaatacaatttttgctTTATCTAAGATATCCcttgtatttttatgataatagtGTATTCttcatatttcaattaaacttCAACAGACAAAATATCTGATATCTGTTGACATGCGCAtagagtattaattttttacaaatatattttctctctttaaatatcttttaactgGTTCAACGAAAGTGTCATTTACTTTTTGCaactttctcatttttttatatatataatataagattatatataagaaaataaaaaagttgcaaCAAGTAAATGACGCTTTTCGTTGAACTAGTTAAAAGATATTCAAAGGcagtatttttaaacaattaataatttatgcgtATGTCAACAGATAATCGCAAtgcattatttatgatttacttCGACTTACATTATCGAAATAACAATCTATGCCTTGTGGAGCGACTTTGCGTAAAGTTGCTGCAATTGGTGCGgtcttataattaatgaccGCATCAAAACCCAATTCTTTGAGCCATTTGCATTTCTCGTCGGAGCCGCATAAACCGATAACAGTAAGGCCCAGATTTTTAGCGATCTGACCTACGTGAGAACCAACCGCTCCAGCGGCGCCGCTGATGACAATTGTCTCGCCAGATTTTGGTTTGCATATCTCCATCAAGCCAAAGTATGCCGTGTTGCTGTAAAAAACGTgaatttgttttacatttataatgtaaatttttattttttgatagatGTGCATATATGTTTTAGGAAAACAAcgagtttttatatatgagcATTTCGGAGAAGTCAAACTGTTCAACCATGTATACTCTCtccgttttattaatttttcattttaaaaaaagtacaattttaATCAGTTTGGTGTCTGAAAAGTTCATATAGATCATCTCAaacattaatttctatatatctatagtatataaaaatacatctgCTTGCATAAgtgatttatacaaatttcaaaatttaaatgcaaatcaATGGCAAACGAAGAACAAATGCtttctgcatttttttatatttttttgtatattatatctttttcctttCACAATATGAAGCGATCTCATTAGAAGGCGACGGCGCAGACGAAcgtattagaaaatattttctacccTGGCATTCCTAGCACGCCTAAACATAGAGACGGTGGCAGGTCGCCTATGTCCGGCAAAATGTATGGTTGCTCCAACAACATGTCGTCATCCGTGATATTTGGATTGACAATTGTATGGGTTCTCCATCCAAGATAGCCGACAATCCTTTTGCCGACTGGATAATTCGGATTTTTAGATTCCACGATCTTTGCGACTTGACTTCCGATCATCGTGATCCCAACCGGATATCTTTGCACATACGGTCTCATGTACGGATCTACGGAAAAATACTCGGCTTCTACGAGATattctataaaagaaaaaaataatcgcttTGGATAACTTAATAATACCCAGAGATAATATTATCGATGACCGCAAGAAAATCAATGCCGATATAATCTTGTAACTCATGTTACGTGTTACGTAATTAAAcagaaatgtaattaaatatgcagggtgtccggtaaagattgaatcaacgctcgtgagcaaGTAGAGCGTActaaactgaacataaaagtcctttaccattttacgattttcgcaataattgttgggaaattaattaaaaaatatcgaccaattcGTGTGAGTATTAGCACGTAGCGAGATAAATCAGCCTGCTATCACGCTAGTCGCACGCGTATAGTAACCGTGTAACAGTGGGCTATAGAGACACTGTTTACGAGAAGAGTCTCGCTATGCTCCTAACAATCACGTGACAGTGAGTTGTCTCTTTTTGTAGAGTTTCTAGCGATCGCCTGATAGCGGGCTCTCTTTTTGCTGAGCGCTAATATATTGGCgcgacattttttaattaatttctcaataattattgcgaaaatcacaaaatagtaaaggacttttctgtttagtttaatgcgctctatctgctcacgaacgttgattcaatcttcAGTTTAttgtttactataattatgCTATCATATTTGTATTAGCGTCCAATACTCATAATATTGCAAACTctagattataaattaacgtaagtatgtttaaaaattttaatttaaaatctgatTCTCTATTATAAcacttatattaataatagataattttattataatcacaaTTTTCATTGCGGAATCATgtatcatacatatacatacttcattataattaattgaaagtaTTGTATGGTTTCACGCCTATAATGTTACGACATGCAAGCTCAGCGTGTTAATCCGTGATGCACACGGGACGATGACGATGCAATTAAGTTGATTCAATTATCTATAGGTACCTACCTTCATTTTTTAAAGGAGGCAGCTCCTCTTCTACCAATTGCAGATCCGTCGGCTTCGGATCATTCACGAAATGCTTCACTAACAcgtatttttttgctttcacCATCTTGTCTGACTGCGTGGAGTTTCGATTGGGAGAATCGGTCGAGTTGAATCTCTTCGCTCGCTGTGAGTCTCTCACTGTGACTTTGCTGGGCTCAGACGTTATATTACGTGCGGCGAGCATGATACGGTgaagatcaatttttaatgatacgcGTTGCGCTGCCTTAAACAtgtttcatgtatttttttattattcgcaTACATATAAACcttatgcataaaaaaacgTTCATGTATGCAAATAAATGCTTTGTGTTAAGAAGGAGAAGTAAATTCTTATGAAACTCACTCAAAACTgttcgttatttttataatatgaacagttaaaagatatatttatttttatcgtcaaaGTTATTGTGCCTTTATCACTCACgtatgtaacaataataatattccgcTACTTCAAGAAAGACAAAGTATGTCGataaagtaaaacaaaatacagaaattaaatataatttattcaaaatcataattactgcatatttaataatatgtgtaaaaaatactcAGAGGAAAAAGCTTCGAGATAGATGCCGTAGTGAGtctcacttttatatatttttaaaatatatttattttacctatttatctttaaaaattaataaacatatatgtgtgtacatatatatgtaagcaTATAATGTGTGCTATCACATGATGTTTGCTAGGCCCATTTCTGTTTACCATCTTTATCTAATCgtttttgtataaaagatgttcataaaaaaggaataaaatgttttctaatttatcatttagaGTTTACAAACCCAAacacagatataaaaataaatcaatgaaaaattaaagttataaatcaggtgatttttatttctgtagaTTACAGTAGCTTAATATAACAGCAATATAACATAACttggcataattatattatttatcaaagagGATTCTTGCCGATCGAATAAAACGTTATGTCTCATTATGTGGAAGTAAAATGTatcagatatacatataattatatatgaacgCGAATGCAACGCACagttaaaattgcaaatgtGATTAAcgtatattcttaaaataatcatacaaAAATAGTAGAACATCGATTACGTAAccgtgtatttataataattcgttccaattttcttattgttagaaactTTTTATCAATCATCTATTATGCACCAGATctaatatgcaatttttgaatatttaattctatacgTTTACGAAAGAGGCTTGCTTGCCGAATCTTAAATAGAAAAACAGTTATTGTGAGTGTACGAGTTtctacacacatacacagacTTTCaagttattatgtataatgtatattgtcTAATATGCGTGTCATACAATTCATTCTTGTttcatttaatacaatttaaagatacaaaagaaattataaatataaaaaaattataatttttcttgattttcatggtttattaaagaatctttttctttcttcactGCAATAgtcattattttactattattattttacaaaaacgtTTTCttgtcagaaaaaaaaataatattacaaaagagTTCTCAGTATACAGTTCGATATGTCACATTAGACATTTGTTTGATCGAGTAGTTATTCCATACTCTACTATCAATTCTAAGATGAAACAAACATGTGTAcaatactctatatatattatgcaaaattattaaataaaaatatagcagGGGTTATcagtcttattaaaaaaatgttaaatgtgTCCTCATGATTAAATCtgtttatatactttacaCTGGTCTTTAATGATATTCTCGTCCGTTTTATGGCAAATCGTATTTTCTTAGAAAgactcaattatttataatttgtaaataaataattcttatcaataatataatcaaagcTACATCgagagtttaaaaataaaacttctaAACTATATGGATTGATACGATTTACACTGAGCACAgagaaaatctatatatattattgtattacttataaatttgtGCATATCATATTGATATTTGCAGTcgtttaattgttattacattttcCTGAAATGAAATTGTTATTCGTTAACGTTCGTAATCCGTGGAAGCTGTGAGACGAGGAAATATCAacactatttatattatcaaataaattaataatttctatatatgtatgtatgt from the Anoplolepis gracilipes chromosome 11, ASM4749672v1, whole genome shotgun sequence genome contains:
- the Und gene encoding methionine aminopeptidase 2; protein product: MAAVLDEVGKSAEKLVDEEKNEIVDEEDETGAVEASKKKKKKKKKKKAGAGEASADVPEGEENKVKDDDAPTEGPTELAENDGESEEVKKKKKKRKPRGKGGLKQQTDPPTIPVSELFPDGNFPIGQIMDHPPAAGIDDRLAKNRFTSEEARALDRMHNDIYNEARQAAEAHRQTRKHIMKWVKPGMTMIEICNELEETARKLIGEDGLKAGLAFPTGCSRNHCAAHYTPNAGDPTVLEYDDVTKIDFGTHINGRIIDCAFTLTFNPKYDKLIEAVRDAANTGIKAAGIDVQLCDVGAVIQEVMESYEVELDGRTYPVKSIRNLNGHSIAPYRIHAGKTVPIVRGGEATRMEENEFYAIETFGSTGRGVVHDDMECSHYMKSFDAGFVPLRLQSSKSLLNTINKHFGTLAFCKRWLDRVGCTKYQMALKDLCEKGAVEAYPPLVDVKGCYTAQFEHTLVLRPTCKEVISRGEDY
- the LOC140671178 gene encoding prostaglandin reductase 1, which translates into the protein MFKAAQRVSLKIDLHRIMLAARNITSEPSKVTVRDSQRAKRFNSTDSPNRNSTQSDKMVKAKKYVLVKHFVNDPKPTDLQLVEEELPPLKNEEYLVEAEYFSVDPYMRPYVQRYPVGITMIGSQVAKIVESKNPNYPVGKRIVGYLGWRTHTIVNPNITDDDMLLEQPYILPDIGDLPPSLCLGVLGMPGNTAYFGLMEICKPKSGETIVISGAAGAVGSHVGQIAKNLGLTVIGLCGSDEKCKWLKELGFDAVINYKTAPIAATLRKVAPQGIDCYFDNVGGDISSTIIYQMKLFGRVAVCGSISTYNVDAQSLPKCTVLQPAMLFNQLKLEAFIVKRWSNRWSEGIEQNLRWIREGKLRYHETVTKGFENMFDAFVGMLHGKNIGKAIVQV